Proteins co-encoded in one Methylobacterium sp. WL1 genomic window:
- the cysC gene encoding adenylyl-sulfate kinase — protein sequence MNERSGNVGTRNLTWHSLQPKEERWRSLQQRPLIAWFTGLSGAGKSSIANAVDRALIQAGRHTMVLDGDNLRHGLSKDLGFSDADRVENIRRAAETARLMAEAGLVVIVSLISPFRQERAMARGIADDITFLEVFIDTPIQLCETRDPKGLYHRARAGEIPNFTGISAPYEAPQAPDVVIRTEGCSIHQSAALLIPKLIHSSAGLPTTAMQRRSRSCEFNTVHDVA from the coding sequence ATGAACGAGCGATCTGGAAACGTGGGCACCCGCAATCTCACTTGGCACTCGCTGCAGCCTAAAGAAGAACGCTGGCGTTCGTTACAGCAGCGTCCACTGATCGCTTGGTTCACAGGTCTGTCTGGTGCCGGCAAGTCGAGCATCGCCAACGCCGTAGACCGTGCTCTGATCCAAGCCGGACGGCACACGATGGTGCTCGACGGAGACAACCTGCGTCACGGCCTGAGCAAAGACTTGGGCTTCAGCGACGCCGATCGCGTTGAGAACATCCGCCGCGCAGCTGAGACCGCGCGGCTGATGGCCGAGGCAGGTTTAGTGGTAATCGTATCGCTGATCTCCCCTTTCCGGCAAGAGCGCGCGATGGCGCGCGGCATCGCGGATGACATCACTTTTCTCGAAGTCTTCATCGATACGCCGATTCAGCTCTGTGAAACACGCGATCCTAAGGGGCTCTATCATCGGGCTCGAGCCGGCGAGATCCCAAATTTCACCGGTATCTCCGCACCTTATGAAGCTCCTCAAGCGCCAGATGTGGTCATTCGGACCGAGGGATGCAGCATTCATCAGTCTGCCGCATTGCTCATCCCTAAGTTGATTCACTCCTCCGCCGGTCTGCCGACTACAGCAATGCAGCGCAGATCACGCAGTTGTGAATTCAACACAGTGCATGACGTAGCCTAA